One genomic region from Thermoleptolyngbya sichuanensis A183 encodes:
- a CDS encoding sigma-70 family RNA polymerase sigma factor, producing the protein MSESMSASWSAVGASAPQAKVPAESLSNYDLILQCQAGLRPSKTAFAELIRRYQSHVDKVLYHLAPDWSDRADLAQEVWIRVYRNVSRLQEPEKFRGWLSRIATNLFYDELRKRKRVDSPLSLDAPRTLDDGEMDWELASDGPGPSEDLVTREFYDQLRAAIADLPEVFRTTIVLREIEGMAYEEIAEITGVSLGTVKSRIARARQRLQYQLQTYLDS; encoded by the coding sequence ATGAGCGAGTCTATGTCTGCGTCCTGGTCTGCCGTTGGGGCATCTGCGCCCCAGGCCAAGGTTCCGGCAGAGTCTCTGTCGAACTACGATTTGATTCTGCAATGTCAGGCAGGGCTACGGCCAAGCAAGACGGCGTTTGCGGAATTAATTCGGCGCTATCAGTCTCATGTGGACAAGGTGTTGTATCACCTTGCGCCCGACTGGTCAGACCGGGCCGATTTGGCGCAGGAGGTGTGGATTCGGGTCTATCGCAACGTTAGTCGGTTGCAAGAGCCAGAAAAGTTTCGGGGCTGGCTCAGCCGAATTGCCACCAACCTGTTTTATGACGAACTGCGGAAGCGGAAGCGGGTCGATAGCCCTCTCTCGCTAGACGCACCGCGCACGCTAGACGATGGCGAGATGGATTGGGAGCTTGCGTCGGACGGGCCAGGGCCCTCCGAAGATTTGGTTACACGCGAGTTCTATGACCAATTGCGGGCAGCGATCGCCGATTTGCCAGAAGTCTTCCGCACCACAATCGTGCTGAGGGAAATTGAAGGCATGGCCTACGAAGAAATCGCTGAAATTACGGGTGTGTCTCTGGGCACGGTGAAGTCTAGAATTGCCAGAGCGCGTCAGCGGCTTCAGTATCAGCTCCAGACCTATCTGGACAGCTGA
- a CDS encoding STAS domain-containing protein, which translates to MIKVIELSGILDGTQVDAFHQQIGEALETGASVILVDLEKVTFMDSSGLGALASAHKKVRAAGKRLSFCSIGEQVKILFELTSMDQVFEVFPNREAFDQTVLSGAVS; encoded by the coding sequence ATGATTAAAGTTATTGAGCTTTCTGGCATTCTAGATGGCACCCAGGTAGATGCCTTCCATCAGCAAATTGGTGAGGCTCTGGAAACCGGCGCTTCCGTCATTTTGGTGGACTTAGAGAAAGTGACGTTTATGGATAGTTCTGGGCTGGGTGCTTTGGCAAGCGCCCACAAAAAGGTGCGGGCTGCTGGTAAGCGGCTGTCTTTCTGCTCGATTGGCGAACAAGTTAAGATTTTGTTTGAGCTGACCAGTATGGATCAGGTGTTTGAAGTATTTCCGAATCGGGAAGCGTTTGATCAGACCGTGCTATCGGGCGCGGTGTCTTGA
- a CDS encoding transposase has product MTRQLAVRPLAIYDRGYGNASFVNQTAGIEADLLLRVTSNRCVYGAPPAYRGRGAPAKHGHKMKLNDPDTWSVPVETVEVDDPNWGRVRVSRWSAYHFRKSPKRAMEVLRVEVLETQSSTRRLAPLWLVWLGEQMPPLETLWLHYLRRFAIEHWYRFAKQRLYWTHPQFSSVSATEQWSSLMPLLSWQLWLARKDCTDHPLPWQAPQETLTPGRVAQAFAGILAAIGTPAPAPKPRGKSPGRGKGHKPTPRPCYPMVKKRASKRKTSEQSLNSPVATAA; this is encoded by the coding sequence GTGACTCGGCAGTTAGCGGTGCGTCCGTTGGCGATCTACGACCGAGGGTACGGCAATGCCAGTTTTGTCAACCAAACGGCAGGGATTGAGGCAGACTTGCTGCTGCGGGTTACATCCAATCGATGTGTCTATGGCGCGCCCCCAGCGTATCGAGGGCGAGGCGCACCTGCCAAGCATGGACATAAGATGAAACTCAATGACCCTGACACTTGGAGTGTCCCGGTCGAAACCGTTGAAGTCGATGATCCCAACTGGGGACGAGTGCGGGTCAGTCGTTGGAGTGCATACCATTTCCGCAAATCCCCCAAACGGGCAATGGAAGTGTTGCGCGTGGAGGTGCTGGAGACACAGAGCAGCACGCGACGCTTGGCTCCTTTGTGGTTAGTTTGGCTGGGTGAGCAGATGCCTCCGTTAGAAACCCTGTGGTTGCACTACCTCCGTCGCTTTGCCATTGAACACTGGTATCGCTTTGCCAAGCAGAGGCTATATTGGACACATCCCCAGTTCAGTTCTGTATCGGCAACCGAACAGTGGAGCAGCCTGATGCCGTTGCTCAGTTGGCAGTTGTGGTTAGCGCGAAAGGACTGTACTGACCACCCCTTGCCCTGGCAGGCACCGCAAGAAACGTTGACTCCGGGTCGGGTCGCACAAGCGTTTGCAGGCATTTTGGCAGCGATTGGCACCCCTGCTCCTGCGCCTAAACCTCGTGGTAAATCGCCAGGACGAGGCAAGGGGCACAAGCCAACTCCTCGTCCCTGCTATCCGATGGTCAAAAAACGAGCCTCGAAACGCAAGACATCCGAACAATCCCTGAACAGTCCGGTTGCAACAGCAGCTTAA
- a CDS encoding tetratricopeptide repeat protein yields MISFKTSNSVAAIASFFLSLPVAGLVNPPLAIAQIENSGTTARQLTPQQRLEQSRRVNELVRQGRDLMRSRNFSEAIAIYEQAAALEPNNARIHSAIGFAHAQERNYAAAVSAYRRAIELDGNNANFHYALGFCLANLGDNAGAAESYRRAVALDSNNLDANLGLGVVLTRLQDYDGALAAYRRAATLRGANSARIYESMGEVLLLAARYRDAAEMLQQAADLAPRRAEVQANLGVALVNSGRVQDGLNALRRAAELEPRNADIYLQIGDLYRAQGNMQEAIAFYQRATFAEPNSVDAHSTLGNLLLEQGNYLQAIITFRRLTELEPESGDAFYRLGVALKERDRRNEALAAFRSALQLYEQQGNAEGAAQAESMIKKLD; encoded by the coding sequence GTGATTAGCTTTAAAACTTCTAACTCTGTGGCGGCGATCGCCAGCTTTTTTCTCTCTCTGCCTGTCGCTGGTTTGGTCAACCCTCCTCTGGCCATCGCCCAGATTGAAAATTCTGGCACTACGGCCCGACAACTGACTCCTCAGCAGCGACTAGAGCAAAGTCGGCGGGTAAATGAACTCGTACGGCAGGGGCGCGACCTGATGCGATCGCGCAATTTTAGCGAGGCGATCGCCATCTACGAGCAGGCCGCAGCACTAGAACCAAACAACGCCCGCATCCACTCTGCGATTGGCTTCGCTCATGCCCAGGAGCGTAACTATGCGGCAGCCGTGTCGGCCTATCGTCGGGCGATCGAGCTAGATGGCAACAACGCCAACTTTCACTACGCGCTTGGCTTTTGTCTGGCCAACCTGGGGGACAACGCAGGGGCCGCTGAATCCTATCGTCGAGCCGTCGCGCTGGATTCTAATAACCTAGACGCGAATTTGGGTCTGGGCGTGGTTTTAACTCGCCTGCAAGACTATGACGGAGCGCTAGCCGCCTATCGACGAGCCGCGACGCTGCGCGGCGCAAACAGTGCCCGCATTTATGAATCGATGGGTGAGGTACTGCTGCTGGCTGCCCGCTATCGAGATGCCGCAGAGATGCTGCAACAAGCCGCCGATTTGGCTCCTAGGCGGGCTGAGGTACAGGCCAATTTGGGAGTGGCACTGGTCAACTCAGGACGGGTGCAGGATGGGCTGAATGCACTGCGTCGAGCCGCCGAGCTAGAACCTCGAAATGCTGATATTTATCTGCAAATCGGGGACTTGTATCGCGCCCAAGGCAATATGCAAGAGGCGATCGCCTTTTATCAACGGGCAACTTTTGCCGAGCCGAATTCAGTCGATGCCCATTCGACCTTGGGCAACTTGCTGTTGGAACAGGGGAATTATCTCCAGGCAATCATTACATTTCGGCGGCTAACAGAACTGGAGCCAGAAAGTGGAGATGCGTTTTATAGGCTTGGCGTGGCGCTAAAGGAGCGCGATCGCCGGAACGAGGCCCTTGCCGCCTTTCGCAGTGCCCTCCAGCTTTACGAGCAGCAGGGCAACGCAGAGGGCGCGGCACAAGCCGAATCTATGATCAAAAAGCTGGATTGA
- a CDS encoding WD40 domain-containing protein — translation MNSEEALAIVEFALRDNRLSKLQRAVFCQAWEEQSYLEIARRYGYELGYVKQTGSQLWQLLSDTFQEKVTKHNLQVVLKRQAPRVKATGSDPERLEPVALEPIISEPPAVLEQRAEPSANRETLLRNSALLLSAPVATLPETRVAIAPPVPAAASLPAPVADWGDAVDLPAFYGRDAELQQVADWILGDRCRLILILGMGGIGKTTLSVKLAKRLSERQTAEPGRCDAPFQFTLWRSLRNAPPVLELLADLIQVLSHRRDADLPDSLDGRIRRLLDYLRQHRCLIVLDNGETVMRQGDRGGGYLPGYEGYGQLLQALGEAEHQSTVLLTSREKPGNLAVREGSHLPIRSLRLSGLPPNIGQELFALKGEFSGTDAEWQTLVSHYAGNPLALQMVASVIQDLFDGQLTDFLDCLETGTSVFGDIRDLLAQQVNRLSLLEQQVMDWLAIARKPVTLSNLRSWLVPPVALGALLEAICSLERRCLIEKTAPRLTEKSQARFTLQPAVMEYVTEQLIERLQQEIGHVGAAQAECASGPSVISSNLLHTHAVLQPQAKDYIRETQTRMILAPLAKRLLENQTQTQLEERVRSHLQHLRCTSQARSGYTAGTLLNLLVQLGTDLTGWDFSELAVWNAYLRGVNLHRVNFTGANLVRSGFTETFSQILAIAFSPDGKLLATGDINHEIHLWQVSDGKQLLSLRVDEGWVWSVAFSPDGRTLASSANRSVHLWDLQTGACLKTLPGYSDRVFSVAFSPDGQYLATGSEDHWVRVWNVRSGTLLHSLAGHTHEVRSVAFSPAPLRQGPTAKCVSKSSAFLLASASYDGTVRLWNVSSGACLATLKHPDPPATGALPWVWSVAFSPDGHTLASGNDDGTVCLWTVESAGSSRAVIPTTHPPLQGSRQPVRAIAFSPDGRTLASGSDDGSLRLWDYRQGDCRRVLTGHRSWIAAIAFSPDSGILASGSEDQSVRLWDGRGLCLRTLQGYSNGVWSVAFSPDGRILASGSQDRTLRLWDRQSGQLLGSLQGHTRWIWSVAFHPKQPLLASGSEDHSIKVWNVQTQRLLQTLEGHRDAVISVLYSPTGETLLSGSLDGTIKLWDAPIGLCRRTLAVHEGGVWCLALSVDGRLLASGSQDQTLRLWHVENGSCLQTLTGHTSWIRAIALSPDGQLLASGSADGVIKLWRVQDGVCVATLKAHRGPVLAIAFHPSGNHFASCSTDTTLKLWDSGAATCLHTLHGHHRWVRFLAYSPDGNTLASCGQDETIRLWELGFEDQGCCGEGTSLSACPPASHLRQPEASWVLRVPRPYEGMAIAQVTGLTDAQRATLRMLGAVE, via the coding sequence ATGAACTCCGAAGAAGCCCTAGCCATAGTTGAGTTCGCCCTGCGGGACAATCGCCTCAGCAAGCTGCAACGTGCGGTATTTTGTCAGGCATGGGAGGAGCAATCTTATCTAGAAATTGCTCGTCGCTATGGCTATGAGTTGGGCTATGTGAAACAGACGGGTTCCCAACTCTGGCAACTGCTGTCGGATACGTTCCAGGAAAAGGTCACCAAGCACAATTTGCAGGTCGTGCTGAAGCGGCAGGCTCCACGGGTCAAAGCCACGGGTTCAGACCCAGAGCGATTAGAACCCGTTGCTTTAGAACCCATAATTTCAGAGCCGCCGGCTGTGCTGGAGCAGCGTGCCGAACCCAGCGCAAATCGAGAGACGCTGCTGAGAAATTCTGCTCTGCTGTTGTCTGCTCCGGTCGCCACCTTGCCCGAAACCCGCGTGGCGATCGCCCCTCCCGTTCCCGCGGCTGCTTCCCTCCCTGCGCCCGTGGCCGACTGGGGCGATGCGGTCGATCTGCCTGCCTTTTATGGTCGCGATGCCGAGTTGCAGCAGGTCGCAGACTGGATTTTGGGCGATCGCTGTCGGCTGATCCTGATTTTGGGCATGGGGGGCATCGGCAAAACCACGCTGTCCGTCAAGCTGGCAAAACGGCTATCGGAGCGGCAAACCGCTGAACCGGGCAGATGCGATGCACCGTTTCAGTTCACCCTCTGGCGATCGCTCCGCAATGCGCCGCCTGTCCTGGAACTGCTGGCAGATCTCATTCAGGTTCTCTCCCATCGCCGGGATGCCGACCTGCCCGACTCGCTGGATGGGCGCATCCGTCGCCTGCTGGACTATTTGCGGCAGCACCGCTGTCTGATCGTTCTGGATAACGGCGAAACGGTGATGCGCCAGGGCGATCGCGGCGGCGGCTACTTACCTGGCTACGAGGGCTATGGTCAACTCCTGCAAGCCCTGGGCGAAGCAGAACACCAGAGTACCGTCCTCCTCACCAGCCGCGAAAAGCCGGGAAACCTAGCGGTGCGTGAAGGGTCGCATCTCCCGATTCGCTCGCTGCGGCTGTCGGGCTTGCCGCCAAACATTGGGCAGGAACTCTTTGCGCTGAAGGGCGAATTTAGCGGCACGGATGCCGAATGGCAAACGCTGGTAAGCCACTATGCGGGCAATCCTCTGGCGCTGCAAATGGTTGCCTCGGTGATTCAGGATCTCTTCGACGGGCAACTTACAGACTTTCTGGACTGTCTGGAAACAGGAACCTCGGTCTTTGGCGATATCCGCGATCTATTGGCGCAGCAGGTAAACCGCCTCTCGCTGCTGGAGCAACAGGTGATGGACTGGCTGGCAATCGCCCGCAAGCCTGTAACCCTCTCCAACCTGCGATCGTGGCTGGTGCCGCCTGTGGCGCTGGGGGCGCTGCTGGAGGCGATTTGTTCCCTGGAGCGGCGCTGTTTGATTGAGAAAACCGCACCCCGTCTCACTGAAAAATCGCAGGCAAGGTTCACGCTCCAGCCTGCCGTGATGGAGTATGTGACGGAACAACTTATTGAACGGCTTCAGCAGGAGATTGGTCACGTTGGTGCTGCTCAAGCTGAATGTGCGAGTGGCCCTTCTGTGATTTCAAGCAACCTGCTGCATACCCACGCAGTCCTCCAGCCCCAGGCAAAGGATTACATCCGCGAAACGCAGACTCGCATGATCCTTGCGCCCCTGGCAAAGCGCCTGCTGGAAAACCAGACCCAGACCCAGCTAGAAGAACGAGTGCGATCGCACCTCCAGCACCTCCGCTGCACGTCTCAAGCTCGGTCTGGCTATACGGCAGGAACCCTGCTGAACCTGTTAGTGCAACTGGGTACAGACCTGACGGGTTGGGACTTTTCGGAACTCGCCGTGTGGAATGCGTATCTGCGCGGTGTGAATCTGCATCGGGTGAATTTCACCGGGGCGAATCTGGTGCGATCGGGCTTTACCGAAACCTTTAGCCAAATTTTGGCGATCGCCTTCAGTCCCGATGGCAAGCTGCTGGCCACGGGCGATATAAACCACGAAATCCACCTCTGGCAAGTGTCAGATGGGAAACAACTGCTCAGCTTGCGGGTTGATGAAGGCTGGGTCTGGTCGGTGGCGTTTTCGCCGGACGGACGCACCCTCGCTAGCAGCGCCAACCGCAGCGTTCACCTGTGGGATTTGCAAACCGGGGCCTGCCTGAAAACGCTGCCCGGATATAGCGATCGCGTCTTTTCGGTGGCGTTTTCGCCGGATGGACAATACCTGGCGACGGGCAGCGAAGACCACTGGGTGCGCGTCTGGAATGTGCGATCGGGAACCCTGCTGCATTCTCTGGCGGGCCATACCCATGAAGTTCGCTCCGTTGCCTTTTCGCCTGCCCCGCTGCGGCAGGGGCCGACCGCGAAGTGTGTATCCAAATCTTCTGCCTTTCTGCTGGCCAGCGCCAGCTACGACGGAACGGTGCGCCTGTGGAATGTCAGCAGCGGTGCGTGCCTTGCCACCCTGAAGCATCCAGATCCCCCTGCAACAGGGGCGCTACCCTGGGTCTGGTCAGTGGCGTTTTCACCCGACGGCCACACCCTTGCCAGCGGCAATGACGACGGCACGGTGTGCTTGTGGACGGTGGAATCGGCCGGATCTTCGAGGGCTGTAATCCCGACCACGCACCCCCCCCTGCAAGGCTCTCGGCAACCCGTGCGGGCGATCGCCTTTAGCCCCGATGGGCGCACCCTCGCCAGCGGCAGCGATGACGGCAGTCTGCGCCTATGGGACTATCGTCAGGGCGATTGTCGGCGTGTGCTGACTGGGCATCGAAGCTGGATTGCGGCGATCGCCTTCAGTCCAGACAGCGGCATTCTCGCCAGCGGCAGCGAAGACCAGTCTGTGCGCCTGTGGGACGGGCGGGGTCTGTGTTTGCGGACGCTCCAGGGCTACAGCAACGGCGTGTGGTCGGTGGCGTTTTCTCCTGATGGGCGCATTCTTGCCAGCGGCAGCCAAGATCGCACCCTGCGGTTGTGGGATCGGCAGTCGGGACAACTCCTCGGCAGCTTGCAGGGCCACACGCGCTGGATTTGGTCGGTGGCGTTTCACCCAAAGCAGCCCCTCCTAGCCAGCGGCAGCGAAGACCACAGCATCAAGGTGTGGAATGTTCAGACGCAACGCCTGCTGCAAACCCTGGAGGGACACCGCGACGCAGTGATTTCGGTGCTGTACAGCCCCACTGGGGAAACGCTGCTTAGCGGCAGTCTTGACGGCACAATCAAGCTCTGGGATGCCCCAATAGGGTTGTGTCGTCGCACGCTGGCTGTCCACGAGGGCGGCGTATGGTGTCTGGCGCTGAGTGTCGACGGTCGCCTGCTGGCCAGCGGCAGCCAGGATCAGACCCTGCGCCTGTGGCATGTAGAGAATGGAAGCTGTTTGCAAACGCTAACGGGGCACACGAGCTGGATTCGGGCGATCGCCCTCAGCCCCGATGGACAACTCCTGGCGAGCGGCAGCGCCGACGGCGTGATCAAGCTCTGGCGTGTGCAGGATGGAGTCTGTGTTGCCACCCTCAAGGCGCACCGGGGGCCCGTGCTGGCGATCGCCTTTCACCCCAGCGGCAACCACTTCGCCAGTTGCAGCACCGACACCACCCTCAAGCTCTGGGATTCTGGTGCTGCCACCTGCCTGCACACGCTCCACGGACACCACCGCTGGGTGCGCTTCCTGGCCTACAGCCCCGATGGCAACACCCTGGCAAGCTGCGGGCAGGATGAAACAATCCGCCTCTGGGAGTTGGGATTTGAGGATCAGGGGTGTTGCGGGGAAGGCACGTCCTTAAGCGCTTGTCCGCCAGCCTCGCACCTGCGGCAACCCGAAGCTTCCTGGGTGCTGCGCGTGCCGCGACCCTACGAAGGAATGGCGATCGCCCAAGTCACAGGACTCACCGACGCACAGCGGGCCACCCTGCGGATGCTGGGCGCGGTAGAGTGA
- a CDS encoding GNAT family N-acetyltransferase, with translation MIPQTPTDSPLDNLHIRPATEADVPGILTIYNDAILHTTAVYDYEPHTLEMRQSWFAARQTEGYPILVAVNAAAASAATDDAATDDAATDDAEILGYAALGPFRAWAAYRYTAESSVYVAAPARGLGIGQRLLAPLIEAAKARSLHTLIAGIDADNAASLRLHQRFGYAEVGHLRQVGYKFDRWLDLKFLQLLL, from the coding sequence ATGATCCCACAAACACCGACCGACTCGCCGCTAGACAACCTGCACATTCGCCCTGCCACTGAGGCCGACGTACCTGGCATCTTGACAATCTATAACGACGCGATCCTGCACACGACTGCGGTTTACGACTACGAGCCACATACGCTGGAAATGCGTCAGTCCTGGTTTGCCGCCCGCCAAACAGAGGGCTATCCCATTCTCGTTGCCGTTAATGCCGCAGCCGCATCAGCCGCAACCGATGATGCCGCAACCGATGATGCCGCAACCGATGATGCCGAGATTCTGGGCTACGCTGCCCTCGGTCCCTTCCGCGCCTGGGCCGCCTATCGCTACACCGCCGAAAGCTCAGTCTACGTCGCAGCCCCTGCCCGCGGTCTCGGCATTGGTCAGCGCCTCCTTGCGCCCCTCATCGAAGCGGCCAAAGCTCGCAGTCTGCACACCCTAATTGCGGGAATTGATGCCGACAACGCCGCCAGCCTGCGCCTGCACCAGCGCTTTGGCTATGCAGAAGTCGGGCATCTGCGACAGGTGGGCTACAAGTTCGATCGCTGGCTAGATTTGAAGTTTTTGCAGTTGTTGCTATGA
- a CDS encoding anti-sigma factor family protein, with the protein MMPDINDGKTPRQRASRPASGSGLPPEWAHRSPVEPIDHLKRDRFELLSAYLDGEVSASDRRQIEAWLASDASAQQLYARLLKLRQGLHGLRTLPVPAERPVEQTVSQVMKRLERKPKRTVAWGGMAAAAALFAGAVTTVVAPSYLSPHVNVISQSDSQLMIALDRPVIDIPDIAYPSAVPPRTTAVPVPDVVPVAPSNGGQPITP; encoded by the coding sequence ATGATGCCTGATATTAACGACGGTAAAACTCCCCGGCAGCGTGCCTCTCGCCCTGCCTCTGGGAGCGGTCTGCCCCCAGAATGGGCGCATCGTTCACCTGTAGAGCCGATTGACCATTTGAAGCGCGATCGCTTTGAGTTATTGAGCGCCTATCTAGATGGCGAAGTCTCTGCGAGCGATCGCCGCCAGATTGAGGCATGGCTTGCCAGCGACGCTTCTGCACAACAGCTTTATGCTCGCCTCCTCAAGCTGCGTCAAGGGTTGCATGGGCTACGCACCCTCCCTGTTCCTGCCGAGCGCCCCGTCGAACAGACGGTCAGCCAGGTGATGAAGCGGCTGGAGCGTAAGCCAAAGCGTACTGTGGCCTGGGGCGGCATGGCGGCGGCAGCAGCGCTGTTTGCAGGCGCAGTGACGACGGTGGTGGCTCCGAGCTATCTTTCCCCGCATGTCAACGTGATTTCCCAGTCCGATTCTCAACTGATGATCGCGCTGGATCGTCCAGTCATTGACATTCCCGACATTGCCTATCCGAGTGCTGTGCCTCCGAGGACGACGGCCGTTCCCGTTCCCGACGTGGTTCCTGTTGCACCGTCTAACGGCGGGCAGCCTATCACGCCCTAA
- a CDS encoding NF041680 family putative transposase, protein MIFNELQQFRQTLYASLGNARDALFDLMDAVLVSACIVSFVRLSQSPVFRRQWSSTYEALRDSRLPRSKVLKLLVQQIPTQQQPLLAGDASRWNRPAARRLKDRTLSGRTGHAPIAGQNYSTLAWIAEDRGSWALPLRHERITSFETPASKAAFQLKQVTRQLAVRPLAIYDRGYGNASFVNQTAGIEADLLLRVTSNRCVYGAPPAYRGRGAPAKHGHKMKLNDPDTWSVPVETVEVDDPNWGRVRVSRWSAYHFRKSPKRAMEVLRVEVLETQSSTRRLAPLWLVWLGEQMPPLETLWLHYLRRFAIEHWYRFAKQRLYWTHPQFSSVSATEQWSSLMPLLSWQLWLARKDCTDHPLPWQAPQETLTPGRVAQAFAGILAAIGTPAPAPKPRGKSPGRGKGHKPTPRPCYPMVKKRASKRKTSEQSLNSPVATAA, encoded by the coding sequence ATGATTTTCAACGAACTTCAGCAATTTCGCCAAACGTTGTATGCCAGCTTGGGAAACGCCAGAGATGCCCTGTTTGATCTGATGGATGCCGTGTTAGTGAGTGCGTGCATCGTGTCGTTTGTGAGGCTATCGCAGAGTCCTGTCTTTCGTCGCCAGTGGTCGAGCACCTATGAAGCGTTGCGCGATAGCCGCCTACCCCGATCAAAGGTGCTGAAGCTGTTGGTGCAGCAGATACCGACTCAGCAGCAACCGTTGTTGGCAGGTGATGCGAGTCGGTGGAACCGTCCTGCTGCCAGGCGTTTGAAAGACCGCACCTTATCAGGCAGAACAGGACATGCCCCGATAGCCGGACAAAACTACAGTACCTTAGCCTGGATTGCTGAAGACAGGGGCAGTTGGGCATTACCATTGCGGCATGAGCGCATCACCAGCTTTGAAACACCCGCCAGTAAAGCGGCATTCCAACTCAAACAAGTGACTCGGCAGTTAGCGGTGCGTCCGTTGGCGATCTACGACCGAGGGTACGGCAATGCCAGTTTTGTCAACCAAACGGCAGGGATTGAGGCAGACTTGCTGCTGCGGGTTACATCCAATCGATGTGTCTATGGCGCGCCCCCAGCGTATCGAGGGCGAGGCGCACCTGCCAAGCATGGACATAAGATGAAACTCAATGACCCTGACACTTGGAGTGTCCCGGTCGAAACCGTTGAAGTCGATGATCCCAACTGGGGACGAGTGCGGGTCAGTCGTTGGAGTGCATACCATTTCCGCAAATCCCCCAAACGGGCAATGGAAGTGTTGCGCGTGGAGGTGCTGGAGACACAGAGCAGCACGCGACGCTTGGCTCCTTTGTGGTTAGTTTGGCTGGGTGAGCAGATGCCTCCGTTAGAAACCCTGTGGTTGCACTACCTCCGTCGCTTTGCCATTGAACACTGGTATCGCTTTGCCAAGCAGAGGCTATATTGGACACATCCCCAGTTCAGTTCTGTATCGGCAACCGAACAGTGGAGCAGCCTGATGCCGTTGCTCAGTTGGCAGTTGTGGTTAGCGCGAAAGGACTGTACTGACCACCCCTTGCCCTGGCAGGCACCGCAAGAAACGTTGACTCCGGGTCGGGTCGCACAAGCGTTTGCAGGCATTTTGGCAGCGATTGGCACCCCTGCTCCTGCGCCTAAACCTCGTGGTAAATCGCCAGGACGAGGCAAGGGGCACAAGCCAACTCCTCGTCCCTGCTATCCGATGGTCAAAAAACGAGCCTCGAAACGCAAGACATCCGAACAATCCCTGAACAGTCCGGTTGCAACAGCAGCTTAA
- a CDS encoding rhodanese-like domain-containing protein: MSQLPHIHPTELAERLAQGARLQLVDVREPEELAIAQVDGFINLPLSQYGEWSTDIHSRLDPEAETIVMCHHGMRSAQMCGWLLSQGFQNVKNLTGGIEAYAIAVDPTIPRY, translated from the coding sequence ATGTCTCAACTGCCTCATATCCACCCAACGGAACTTGCCGAACGGCTGGCGCAGGGAGCGCGGCTGCAACTGGTGGACGTGCGCGAACCGGAGGAACTGGCGATCGCCCAGGTAGACGGCTTCATCAACCTGCCGCTGAGTCAGTATGGCGAATGGTCAACCGATATCCACAGCCGCTTAGATCCGGAGGCAGAAACCATCGTTATGTGTCACCACGGGATGCGGTCGGCGCAGATGTGCGGCTGGCTGCTGTCGCAGGGCTTTCAGAATGTCAAAAATCTAACGGGTGGAATCGAAGCCTATGCGATTGCCGTTGACCCCACCATTCCCCGCTATTAA